The window AATAACCGGCGTTTTTTATATGTGGTAACCTCTAATACCGCAATATTTTGCAAATTTTCCACTATGATTTTATAAAACCCCTTGACCCTTTTTTTTTCTATTAGTATCTTCTTATAAGATAAAGTTATAGTTGGAGTTCAAATGAAGAAGAATCATGAAAAACATGCCGACAAAAAAGAGGCTGCTAAGGAGGAACTTGAAAAAGACCTTCAGCCGAAAGATGAGTCTGCGGTGAAAGATGAACAAGGAGCCGGATGCGGTTGCGAAACTTCAAAAGAAAACCCTCAAGAAGACAAAGCAGAGCAAAACAGTTCTACCGGCGGCAAGTGTGAAAAAAATGATGATGTGTTAAGTCCTGAAAAGCGGATAGAAGAGCTTGAAGCTAAATGCAGGGACTGGCAGGATCAGTATTTGCGCAAGGCTGCGGATTTTGAAAACTACCGCAAACGCATGATTAGGGAAAAGCAGGAAGCTATAGACTATGCAAACAGCAATCTGCTTTTGGATCTTGTACAGGTGCTCGATGATTTTGACAGGGCTATTGATGCAGGCAAAACTCAAGGCGGAGAGTCCGTAAACAATGCCTTTGTTGAAGGCGTTGTGATGATAAAGAACCAGATGGTTTCTATGCTAAGCTCAAAGTACGGTCTTAGCTATTATCCCGCAAAGGGGGAAGCCTTCGACCCCAACCTTCACGAAGCCGTTTCAATGATTCAGTCTCCCGATGTAAAAGAGGCTGTTGTAGGGGAAGAGCTTCAAAAAGGCTACAAACTAAAAGAAAGAGTGATTCGTCACTCCAAGGTAATGGTACTAATGCCTGCCGAAAAGCAGGATGAAAAAAAGGCGGAAGAAAGCGAAGCCGCCGATAAAAAAAACGAAAATTAGGTTTATAGGAGATATTGAAAATGGGAAAGATTATTGGAATTGACTTAGGAACAACAAACTCTTGTGTATCGGTAATGGAAGGCGGTGAACCCGTCGTTATACCGAACTCTGAAGGCGGAAGAACGACTCCGTCCATTGTAGGCTTTACCTCTAAAGATGAAAGGGTTGTAGGCCAGCCTGCAAAAAACCAAATGATTACCAACCCTGAAAGAACCGTTTATTCGGTAAAGCGCTTTATCGGGCATCGATACAGCGAGCTCACAGACGAATTAAAACGCGTTCCCTACAAAATCGTACCTCAGGGAGAAGATGTACGAATCGACATTGACGGAAAACTTTATTCCACACAGGAAATTTCCGCCTTTATTCTACAAAAAATGAAAAAAACAGCCGAGGACTATCTGGGCGAAACCGTAACCGAGGCCGTTATAACGGTTCCGGCTTATTTTAATGATGCGCAAAGACAGGCAACAAAGGATGCCGGAAAGATTGCCGGCTTGGAAGTAAAGCGAATCATAAACGAGCCGACAGCCGCTTCCTTGGCCTTCGGTTTTAACAAGGATTCTAAAAAAGAAAAAACAATCGCCGTATATGACCTTGGAGGAGGAACCTTCGATATTTCTATTCTTGAATTGGGTGACGGCGTTTTTGAAGTAAAATCCACAAATGGAGATACCCACCTCGGCGGTGATGATTTTGATAACAGAATAGTAAACTGGCTTGTTGACGAGTTTAAAAAAGATACGGGCATTGACCTATCTAAAGACAGAATGGCCTTACAACGTTTACGCGAAGCCGCTGAAAAGGCAAAGATTGAACTTTCTTCGGTTGCAAATACGGAGGTAAACTTACCCTTTATTACAGCCGATGCAAACGGGCCTAAGCACTTACAAAAGAGCTTATCCAGGGCAAAGTTTGAGCAAATGACGGAAGATCTCTTTGAAAGAACAAAGGAGCCTTGCCGAAAAGCCTTAAAAGATGCGGGTATCACTCCCGATAAAATTGATGATATTCTTTTGGTAGGCGGTTCTACGCGAATGCCTAAAGTTTTACAGATTATAAAAGAAATTTTCGGCAAAGAAGGTTCTAAGAGCGTAAACCCCGATGAAGCCGTAGCAATGGGTGCCGCTATTCAGGGCGGTATCTTGGGCGGAGATGTTAAAGATGTTCTTCTTTTGGACGTTACTCCTCTTTCTTT of the Treponema denticola ATCC 35405 genome contains:
- a CDS encoding nucleotide exchange factor GrpE, yielding MKKNHEKHADKKEAAKEELEKDLQPKDESAVKDEQGAGCGCETSKENPQEDKAEQNSSTGGKCEKNDDVLSPEKRIEELEAKCRDWQDQYLRKAADFENYRKRMIREKQEAIDYANSNLLLDLVQVLDDFDRAIDAGKTQGGESVNNAFVEGVVMIKNQMVSMLSSKYGLSYYPAKGEAFDPNLHEAVSMIQSPDVKEAVVGEELQKGYKLKERVIRHSKVMVLMPAEKQDEKKAEESEAADKKNEN
- the dnaK gene encoding molecular chaperone DnaK; amino-acid sequence: MGKIIGIDLGTTNSCVSVMEGGEPVVIPNSEGGRTTPSIVGFTSKDERVVGQPAKNQMITNPERTVYSVKRFIGHRYSELTDELKRVPYKIVPQGEDVRIDIDGKLYSTQEISAFILQKMKKTAEDYLGETVTEAVITVPAYFNDAQRQATKDAGKIAGLEVKRIINEPTAASLAFGFNKDSKKEKTIAVYDLGGGTFDISILELGDGVFEVKSTNGDTHLGGDDFDNRIVNWLVDEFKKDTGIDLSKDRMALQRLREAAEKAKIELSSVANTEVNLPFITADANGPKHLQKSLSRAKFEQMTEDLFERTKEPCRKALKDAGITPDKIDDILLVGGSTRMPKVLQIIKEIFGKEGSKSVNPDEAVAMGAAIQGGILGGDVKDVLLLDVTPLSLGIETMGGVFTPLINRNTTIPTRKSQVFSTAADGQTAVSIHVLQGERGMASQNRTLGNFDLVGIPPAPRGVPQIEVTFDIDANGIVHVSAKDLGTGKEQHIRIESSSGLSESEIDRMVKEAEANAENDKLEKEKVEAKNNADSLIYQTEKTLKEMGDKIGAADKQKIEAAIADLRQALNSDNTADIKAKTENLQQAAYKIAEEMYKQQGAQAGADPNAGSSQGAQAGTDYGTSGPKTGTADDVDYEVVNDDNDK